One genomic segment of Hordeum vulgare subsp. vulgare chromosome 2H, MorexV3_pseudomolecules_assembly, whole genome shotgun sequence includes these proteins:
- the LOC123427338 gene encoding salutaridine reductase-like: MEGAISSGRPNTRIAVVTGGNKGIGFEVCRQLGSHGVTVVLTARDETRGAEAVEKLRSLGVADLIFHQLDITDTSSIATLVDFLKIRFGKLDILVNNAAIGGVEFLQELDASEEKFAGMDSDQMLEWMVKNVREPIDGAKKGLQTNYYGTKHVTEALLPLLQSSSDGRIVTISSQFGLLRLISNEEVRQEFSDIDNLTEERLDELLDKFLEDFEADALEARGWPTGYSAYKVAKAAMNAYSRMLARRHPALRVNCAHPGYVRTGLTMSSGVLTPEEGARNVVKVALLPDGGPTGKYFAQGEEASFV, from the exons atgGAAGGAGCCATCTCCAGCGGCCGGCCAAACACGAG GATTGCCGTCGTCACCGGCGGCAACAAGGGGATCGGCTTCGAGGTGTGCCGGCAACTAGGCAGCCATGGGGTCACCGTCGTTCTGACGGCCCGGGACGAGACGAGGGGCGCGGAGGCAGTCGAGAAGCTCAGATCGCTGGGGGTCGCCGACCTCATTTTCCATCAGCTGGACATCACGGACACTTCCAGCATTGCTACACTGGTCGATTTCCTGAAGATCCGTTTCGGCAAACTAGACATTCTG GTGAACAATGCCGCAATCGGTGGGGTTGAGTTCCTCCAAGAACTCGATGCCAGCGAGGAAAAG TTTGCTGGCATGGATTCCGATCAGATGCTCGAATGGATGGTGAAGAACGTCCGTGAGCCCATCGACGGTGCAAAGAAAGGCCTGCAGACTAACTACTACGGCACGAAGCACGTAACCGAGGCCCTCCTGCCTCTGCTGCAATCTTCTTCCGATGGAAGaattgtgaccatctcctcccagtTTGGCCTGCTGCGG CTTATCAGCAACGAGGAGGTGAGGCAGGAGTTCAGTGACATCGACAACCTGACAGAGGAGAGGCTGGACGAGCTGCTGGACAAGTTCCTCGAGGACTTCGAGGCCGACGCGCTGGAGGCGCGCGGGTGGCCCACGGGGTACTCGGCCTACAAGGTTGCCAAGGCTGCCATGAACGCCTACTCGAGGATGCTGGCGAGGAGGCACCCCGCTCTGCGCGTCAACTGCGCGCATCCAGGCTACGTCAGGACAGGACTGACCATGAGCTCGGGTGTCCTGACGCCCGAGGAGGGCGCACGCAACGTGGTGAAGGTGGCGCTGCTGCCGGACGGCGGGCCGACCGGCAAGTACTTCGCCCAGGGCGAGGAGGCATCGTTCGTGTGA